The Candidatus Bathyarchaeia archaeon sequence TTCTGAGCTGGTTCATGTCCTCTCTGAGTTTGACGAGTTCTTCGCTGTGTTTGTCCAGCCTTTTGAGAATTTCCTCTAACCCGAGTAGGCCCGCGACCGCGTATCTGAACTCTATATCCTCTTTTAAGAGGCTTAGAAACTCCTGCTTTTGCTTAGCGCTCATCCCTAAAGGCTCCCTGCTCAAAAAGTAAGGTGAGGCTTCGGTATAAACCTGTTCCCGCCGCTTATGGTATGTCAACTTACCGTTTTGATGTGCTTCTTACTATATGGTGATCGCAACCATGTGTGTGTTTTAATGTGTTTTAAGTTCCGCTTTAACTTCTCTCTTTAGGAGGCGTTAGTTTTGTATCGCTGTCGGGGAGTGGTTGGGCTCTTCCCGTTTTCTTTTTACGGTTGTTCATATCTCTTTACTTTTACTCCTTCTTTCACCGCGATTTCGGCTTGCCTTCTATCTGAGGTGATGAGTTCGGTTTTGAGGCGTTTCGCTAGTTCGATGTATATGGCGTCGTGTATGGTTGTTTCGTGTTTTGTGGCTGTTTTGAAGGCTTCTGGGATTAGGTCGTTTTGGCTGTGGGTTTTCACGATGTCTGATTTCGCGAGGTCTTGGGGGATTTCCTCGGCGTCTTGGATTCTGATCTCTCCTTTCCGCGCTTTCTTCAGTAGGGCGTTTCCAACCTCCTTCGTGGATAGCTCTAGGCTCACGACTTCGTTGAGGATTTCTTACTCTACTTGGCTCCAGCCTTCCTCCCTTGAGAAGAATTTTATGAGGGCTGAGGAGTCAATGGTCTTCACGGTCCCCCTCACGCTTCGAGCTGAGAACCCCGCCTCGCTAGGCGTTACTTTAGAGAGCGTCTCCCTTCCATTTCTCAACCTTTTTCGACTCTTGTCTTCCAAGCCAGCTCTTCCAGCTGTTTTCTAAGATCTTCAGGTATGTTTACGCCCGCTTTTTCAAGCTCTTGTTTTAATTCCTTCTAACTCGTACGCTGATAACTGTAGACATATTTGTTTACATGGTGACCTGTAGGTTAACCCTAGGTCCTGGGGTTGTTGAATGAAGCTTCGAGTCGGGGCAGATGCGTGAAACAACGCGTCAGACCTTATTTTAGCGGTTTGGAAGCCTGCAGGCCTCATTGTTGGTCGCGTTGAACCCCGACGATTTTGAACTCCTTTAACTTTAAGAAGTCTTCATCGAATGTGGCTATGTTTGGAATTCTGTTCGCCTTACAGACGGATATGGTCGTGAAGTCGGTGAAACTGAACATAGGCTTAACCTGCTCTTTAAAGAGCTTCCATGACGCGTTGAAGAGCTGTTCATCCACCCTAAAGAGGAGGCATGCACGCGAAAGCTTCTCTCCCAGATCCGCCACCAGCCTTGGGCTTTTAGTCTTAACTAACATAACGGTTACGGCTTCATCGAATATGTAGTCCGTTATAGCGGGTGTTCCATACTCCCCCTTGTCCACGTCCTCTACGATCTTAAGAGCCTTAACGTGGTTTTGGTCGGCTTCGTTGGAATAGGCGATGATTAGGCTGGAGTCTAAAAGGATCAAAGCGCCTTCCCGTATAGGATGGCGTCGACTTCGACGCTGGTCTTTTCTGAGCCTTCACCCCAGTTGAACGGCTTTATCTCCGAAAGCCTTCCCGTTGGCCTCATCGAGCTCTGTTTAACCCAGGCCTCCATCGCCTGAGTTAACGCTTCGCCCAGCTTCAAACCCTTCTCCACAGCCTTCGCCTTAAACCTTCGAAAGATATCTTCGTCCAGATTTCTAACAGTGACGTTCAAACAAAGCACCAATGTTAAACATGTTAGACAAATATTTAAAGTTAACATACTGGCAACTGAAAAGTTTTCCAATCGCTTCAACCCAACTACCATTTGAAAGGCAGTGAGTATGGGCCGCGTTTAATATCGTCTATGACGATGTGTTTGAAGACTTCGTCAACATTGATTTTTGAACAAAATTCTAAAAAGAGAGGCAGGACGAGAGGCTTCATTCATAAGAAACGGCATTCATCGTAAGAGAGCTTAAAAGGGATGCTCATGGATTTGAGAACTAAGAGAATAGGTTTTCAATAATTCATGTTCAATAAGTTAAGGACTCGCGACAGGAGTATTGCAAAGGCGGCTGAAGACGACACAGTCTTTTTTCCTATAGGGGCAGCGTTATGCTCCATTAAAACAAATGATGCAAGCAAGAGGCTTTAGATTCTGGATGATGGATGCCTGAAAGGAGCGCTTTACGAAGATGGGTGCTCGGAAAACCTAGAGTTTTCACTCCGGGGCGAACGGTAATGGATTTTTAGTAATACTTATATGTTGTTTCTAATTGTATTTTATTTGGGTATTACCTATGGGTAGGCTTGTAACAGTATCCGCGAAGGTCGAGAAGGAGCTTAAAAAGAAGGCCCAGGAGCTAGGGTTAAACGTCAGCGCCGTGGTGAGGAGAAGCCTCAAGGAGGAGGTTGAGAGGATCGAGCTTCGCAACATCCTCGAATCCCTTAAAAGGGAGGTTGAAGCGTCCCCGAGGCTTCCAGACGGCAGCATCGTGAGGATCATCCGAGACATGAGGAGGGGAATAAGCTCCCCTTGACCCTTACGTTTTCAGACGCTGTTTTAGACGCTTCGCTGCTCGTTCAAGCCGTTATCAGGGAAAAGCACACTGACGCCGCGCTAAGACTTTTAGAAACCCTTGGAAAAATATACGCTCCTCCCCTGATATTCTACGAGGTGGGCAATACACTCGTGTCGTTGGCGCGTAGGAAACTCATTTCAAAAGAAGACGCGTTGAGGAAACTCAGCTTCACCCGGCGCATACCTACACTCACCGTAAAGGAAACCCCCTTAGAAAAAGCCTTAGAAATGGCTGTTGAACTCAACCTCACATTATATGACGCTTCTTACTTGGCTTTAGCCGCTGAAACCGAAGCACCGCTCATCACGGCTGATGACGAACTATACGAGAAAGGG is a genomic window containing:
- a CDS encoding type II toxin-antitoxin system CcdA family antitoxin, with amino-acid sequence MGRLVTVSAKVEKELKKKAQELGLNVSAVVRRSLKEEVERIELRNILESLKREVEASPRLPDGSIVRIIRDMRRGISSP
- a CDS encoding type II toxin-antitoxin system VapC family toxin, coding for MTLTFSDAVLDASLLVQAVIREKHTDAALRLLETLGKIYAPPLIFYEVGNTLVSLARRKLISKEDALRKLSFTRRIPTLTVKETPLEKALEMAVELNLTLYDASYLALAAETEAPLITADDELYEKGVKTMNVIHVSEMRL
- a CDS encoding PIN domain-containing protein, encoding MILLDSSLIIAYSNEADQNHVKALKIVEDVDKGEYGTPAITDYIFDEAVTVMLVKTKSPRLVADLGEKLSRACLLFRVDEQLFNASWKLFKEQVKPMFSFTDFTTISVCKANRIPNIATFDEDFLKLKEFKIVGVQRDQQ
- a CDS encoding type II toxin-antitoxin system VapC family toxin; amino-acid sequence: MSLELSTKEVGNALLKKARKGEIRIQDAEEIPQDLAKSDIVKTHSQNDLIPEAFKTATKHETTIHDAIYIELAKRLKTELITSDRRQAEIAVKEGVKVKRYEQP